The segment CTCAAAGCATcgtcgtcttcttcttcttcatcatcatcaccaacGAACTCATTCTTCTTTGGGTCCTCCTTGAACGAACAACTTTTGAGGATTTGTTGATGAGCAGTAGGTAATGGAGTTAAACTTGGGTCATCTTCATAAATACATTTATGCCCGCAAGGTCTGCAGTCTTCGTCGACAATGACACTGACCGGATAAAATCTAACTGACCTTTTCATGCCGCCATTGCTGGAACTGTACTTGCCTTTGGTGGAAGATGGGGTTTTGCTCAGACAAGATCTTGAAGCCGATGAACATGTGGACTCTGATTTTCGATCAAAATTCACGTCTTCCATGGCCTTAACAGCGCACAAATTCACTTTCTTTGCATTTCCTGAACTGAAAATAGAGTTGAAGAAACTAGTGATGCGGCCACCAGGAGAGATGGGCTGCTTTACTTTCTTTAACTCATCGTACATTTTCATGGCTTTGAGCTTGGTCTTTTTGAATCCACCACCTTCACGCTTTGGCGTTTGTCGACAATGGCGGCTTTCTTCGTTCATCTGCTCAAATTGTATACATTTCATGGAGTATCTAACAGCTTTCGATCTTGTCGATTTCTCTTTATAACTTGAAGACCCTGTTTCAGAGGAAGAAAACAAACCTCCGGAAGAACTAGAATCGGAGGAGCTGGAAGCAGAATTAGGGAAATGCATAGAGCACCCCAGACTGCTTTGCTTCTCCATCCAATTCTCAATCACACTCGCCCCTCGAAAATTAGAGTATTCTTCAAGAGAACCACCGTGCGTGGCGGTGGTAAAATTCCTCTGTTTTTTCAACATGGTTTTCTTCTCTCTATGAAAACTCGAATCTTCACCACCGCCAACGCCAATAACGTTATTTGTGTCATCAATGGAACGATAAATAGCatcaagaagagaagaagagaaagaaggagtTCTTCTCCTCTGAGgaagaatattattttctcttaaagatgactctttttctctcttgtaCATGTTAAATGTAAATTGAGAGAGAAGAAGGGAAAAGTGGGGGATTTATAGTGTGTATAGATGAAGAGAAGACAGGATTAATACTAAGGGTATAGTTTAAGGAAGGTGAAGAGCTTTAATGTCTACTAAGAGAATGTCAAAAGCTGCAATGACAGATTAATTAGAAGGCAAGTAGGCGGATAGATCAAGAAACTGATAAACCCATggattctattttatatataaataacgataattaaatattattttatttttattttttaattatttaattatataataatatatatatttatataaaattatattaataatattactcttacaAAACATGTCTTCTAAAGTGAAGTGGATTGTGCTTTGTTTTGTGTCCGAAtaatgagttaaaaaaaaaaaattttgaaatgagaaaTGGAAAGGGAGTGTTGTACTTTTTGGTTGAGAgggaaaagtaagaaaaggaagTGTCGCGCGTGCGGGTAAATTATTGTGGGAGGGATATGCCAGGTTAATGTgcattaagttttaaaactttaattacaACACAACATATATTCAACCATATCCATTCTCAGAATTCGTTTATAGGACGACCTAGTATGCAACATCATgctataaataaaactaaatcagCTTAGGG is part of the Mangifera indica cultivar Alphonso chromosome 13, CATAS_Mindica_2.1, whole genome shotgun sequence genome and harbors:
- the LOC123195219 gene encoding protein BIG GRAIN 1-like C, translating into MYKREKESSLRENNILPQRRRTPSFSSSLLDAIYRSIDDTNNVIGVGGGEDSSFHREKKTMLKKQRNFTTATHGGSLEEYSNFRGASVIENWMEKQSSLGCSMHFPNSASSSSDSSSSGGLFSSSETGSSSYKEKSTRSKAVRYSMKCIQFEQMNEESRHCRQTPKREGGGFKKTKLKAMKMYDELKKVKQPISPGGRITSFFNSIFSSGNAKKVNLCAVKAMEDVNFDRKSESTCSSASRSCLSKTPSSTKGKYSSSNGGMKRSVRFYPVSVIVDEDCRPCGHKCIYEDDPSLTPLPTAHQQILKSCSFKEDPKKNEFVGDDDEEEEDDDALSYSSSDLFELDHLIGIGRYREELPVYETTNLKTNQAIAKGLIL